The proteins below are encoded in one region of Nitrosomonas ureae:
- the ispC gene encoding 1-deoxy-D-xylulose-5-phosphate reductoisomerase, translating into MKTTRKITILGSTGSIGVSTLDVIARHPDRFQAFALTAHNNVEKMLSQCQRFQPRFAVMLDQKSSEQLAGAIKTANIKTEVLSGIESLEKVASLPEVDTVMAAIVGAAGIRPTFAAAQTGKLVLLANKETLVMAGRIFTDLVKQHHATLLPIDSEHNAIYQSLPHHFNGDLVAAGISHILLTASGGPFRCASLDSLKTVTPEQACAHPNWDMGQKISVDSATMMNKGLEVIEAHWLFEAPPDKIQVVIHPQSVIHSMVAYVDGSVIAQLGNPDMRTPIAHAMGYPERIESGVSALDMFKVAHLDFEAPDFERFPCLDLAYQALRAGGNMPAVLNAANEVAVESFLQKRMVFTAIPTMIKHVMQTIQQEEMMTLDDVLRTDKLARAKSHEWLANLQ; encoded by the coding sequence ATGAAAACCACCCGTAAAATCACTATACTCGGATCAACCGGCAGTATCGGGGTAAGCACATTAGATGTAATTGCACGCCATCCTGATCGTTTTCAAGCTTTTGCATTAACAGCTCACAATAATGTTGAAAAAATGTTGTCGCAGTGTCAACGTTTTCAACCAAGGTTTGCAGTCATGTTGGATCAGAAAAGCTCCGAACAGCTTGCTGGTGCAATTAAAACAGCGAATATCAAGACGGAAGTTTTATCAGGAATCGAATCCCTGGAAAAGGTAGCTTCACTCCCGGAAGTGGATACAGTGATGGCCGCTATTGTAGGCGCTGCTGGCATTCGCCCCACATTTGCGGCAGCACAAACAGGCAAACTGGTATTGTTAGCCAATAAAGAAACCCTGGTAATGGCCGGCCGTATATTCACAGATTTGGTAAAACAGCACCATGCCACACTACTGCCCATTGATAGCGAGCATAACGCAATCTATCAATCACTACCCCATCATTTCAATGGTGATTTAGTCGCTGCAGGTATCAGTCACATACTACTCACAGCCTCAGGCGGACCGTTCCGATGCGCATCTTTAGATTCCCTGAAAACCGTGACCCCGGAACAAGCATGTGCGCACCCCAATTGGGACATGGGACAAAAAATTTCCGTAGATTCCGCCACCATGATGAATAAAGGATTGGAAGTCATTGAAGCGCACTGGTTGTTTGAAGCACCCCCGGATAAAATTCAAGTAGTCATTCACCCCCAAAGTGTGATTCACTCTATGGTTGCGTATGTAGACGGCTCGGTCATTGCACAACTTGGTAACCCGGACATGCGAACACCCATTGCTCATGCAATGGGGTATCCCGAGCGAATAGAAAGTGGCGTATCGGCTTTAGACATGTTTAAGGTGGCTCATCTTGATTTTGAAGCGCCTGATTTCGAAAGATTTCCATGCCTGGACTTGGCCTATCAAGCGCTGCGTGCCGGTGGAAATATGCCGGCAGTGTTGAATGCTGCAAATGAGGTAGCAGTAGAATCTTTTCTTCAAAAACGCATGGTATTTACAGCAATTCCTACCATGATTAAACATGTCATGCAGACAATACAACAAGAAGAAATGATGACGCTGGATGATGTTTTAAGAACAGACAAACTGGCTCGAGCTAAATCCCACGAATGGCTTGCAAACTTACAATAA
- the rnhB gene encoding ribonuclease HII produces MICGVDEAGRGPLAGPVYAACVVLDQTFIIDGLADSKKLSERKRNALAVTIKKQAKAWSISYASVQEIDRMNILQASLLAMKRAVENLPFVPDIVLVDGNQSPHLHCPMRTIVRGDSLIPEISAASILAKTARDAEMQRLHRHFPGYGFDKHKGYPTKAHLAALQRYGACAIHRQSFAPVRTLQFKQNQD; encoded by the coding sequence TTGATTTGCGGTGTCGACGAAGCTGGCAGAGGGCCATTGGCTGGGCCAGTCTATGCGGCTTGTGTTGTCTTGGATCAAACCTTCATAATAGATGGATTGGCTGATTCCAAGAAACTAAGCGAAAGAAAGCGAAACGCACTGGCAGTCACAATCAAGAAACAGGCTAAAGCATGGTCAATTTCCTATGCCTCGGTACAGGAAATTGACCGCATGAATATCCTTCAGGCAAGTTTGCTGGCCATGAAGCGCGCTGTCGAAAACCTGCCTTTCGTGCCCGATATTGTACTGGTCGATGGTAATCAAAGTCCGCATTTGCACTGTCCAATGCGAACAATCGTTCGCGGTGATAGCTTAATCCCCGAGATCTCTGCCGCTTCGATACTGGCTAAAACTGCGCGTGACGCTGAAATGCAAAGATTGCACAGGCATTTTCCCGGATATGGATTCGATAAACATAAAGGATATCCAACCAAGGCGCATTTGGCTGCCCTACAGCGGTATGGGGCTTGTGCAATTCACCGGCAAAGTTTTGCGCCTGTCAGGACATTACAATTCAAGCAAAATCAAGATTGA
- a CDS encoding FKBP-type peptidyl-prolyl cis-trans isomerase, with the protein MRVEKNTVVSLNYELSDASGEILEKTDTPISYLHGGYGGIFPLVEEALHEMETGHSCSITMEPEDTFGEYDAELVRVEPRDSFPTNVTVGMHFEGGAEDSDDFIVYKVTDVTDDSVIVDGNHPFAGMKLNFACTITDVRPATAEEISHEHVHGAHGHEH; encoded by the coding sequence ATGCGCGTGGAAAAAAATACTGTCGTTTCTCTTAACTATGAATTGTCGGATGCTTCAGGAGAAATTCTGGAAAAAACAGATACGCCCATCAGTTATTTGCATGGCGGTTACGGAGGCATTTTTCCCCTGGTCGAAGAAGCATTACACGAAATGGAAACGGGTCATTCATGCTCCATCACCATGGAGCCGGAGGACACTTTTGGTGAGTATGATGCGGAACTGGTTCGTGTTGAGCCGCGCGATTCTTTTCCTACTAATGTGACCGTTGGCATGCATTTTGAAGGTGGCGCTGAAGATTCGGACGACTTTATCGTCTATAAAGTCACTGATGTCACGGATGATAGCGTTATTGTTGACGGTAATCATCCTTTCGCAGGCATGAAACTAAATTTCGCATGCACAATAACCGACGTCCGTCCGGCCACAGCAGAAGAAATTTCTCATGAACATGTGCATGGCGCGCATGGTCATGAGCATTAA
- the bamA gene encoding outer membrane protein assembly factor BamA, with protein sequence MRFQYFVALIAFFYVFPSWASESFIVEDIRVEGIQRTEAGTVFSYLPIKVGEVLDAEKATEAIKALYATGFFKDVKLKNENNILIVEVIERPAIAQISINGAKEFEKDKLLEGLKQAGISESRIFSRSLLERAELELKRQYISRGKYAVKITTTSTPLERNRVGINFDINEGRTARIKRISFVGNEKFPDKELRSILVLRRPDLLSWFTKNDQYSKQKLSADLETLRSYYLDRGYLEFNIESTQVSITPDLRDIYITINVTEGAQYSVSDIKVAGETIIPEEEIHKLILLKNGDVFVREKLTESIKLITDRLGDDGYAFANINASPEIDYENRQAAFTFFIDPGKRVYVRRIDIEGNDRTRDEVIRREFRQMEGAWHSTSQINLSKVRVDRLGFFNSVDVETPAVPNKTDQVDIKVRVEERPTGSIMFGAGYSDRQGIILNASISQNNIFGTGNFFSLDANRGAINETYSASFTNPYATVDGVSFGVDAYKRVLDTRALTQFGSFKTDTLGAGFRLGIPIAENDIVSVGLAAENTSIGTFENSPQRYKDFVNEFGTSTNNFPATLSWARDRRDSAIWPTSGTTHRLFGEVSVPGGDLNYYKVSYNQKWYFPITDFFTLLINTEFGYGDGYRGKSLPFFKNFFAGGNNSVRGYDLNSLGPRDDTLLPSNVATTTRRLLAVGASKRVVGNIELMFPVPFLRDDRSLRFSVFVDGGTTFNQFSELNNFMRYSTGIALTWISPMGPLKVSLAEPLNDIPADNLQRFQFMFGQQF encoded by the coding sequence ATGAGATTCCAGTATTTCGTTGCATTAATCGCCTTTTTTTACGTATTTCCATCTTGGGCGAGCGAATCTTTCATTGTTGAAGATATTCGTGTTGAAGGCATCCAGCGTACTGAAGCAGGCACTGTATTTAGTTATTTACCCATTAAAGTCGGTGAAGTACTGGATGCGGAAAAAGCCACAGAGGCGATTAAGGCACTTTATGCAACCGGTTTTTTTAAAGATGTAAAATTAAAGAATGAGAATAACATTCTGATTGTAGAAGTTATTGAGCGTCCTGCGATTGCACAGATCAGTATCAATGGTGCCAAAGAATTTGAGAAAGATAAACTGCTTGAAGGCTTAAAACAGGCGGGCATATCCGAATCCCGAATTTTCAGTCGATCGCTTCTGGAACGAGCCGAGCTGGAATTAAAACGACAATACATCAGCCGTGGCAAATATGCCGTCAAAATTACAACGACTTCAACACCACTGGAACGTAATCGTGTCGGAATAAATTTTGATATTAATGAAGGCCGCACTGCCCGAATAAAAAGAATAAGTTTTGTCGGCAACGAAAAATTTCCTGATAAAGAACTGCGCAGTATACTGGTACTTAGAAGACCCGATTTACTCAGTTGGTTCACTAAAAACGATCAATATTCAAAACAAAAGCTCTCCGCTGACCTTGAGACACTTCGCTCGTATTATCTTGATCGTGGTTACCTGGAATTCAATATCGAATCCACTCAAGTTTCCATAACGCCTGATTTACGCGATATCTATATCACCATTAACGTGACGGAAGGCGCTCAATATTCAGTCTCCGATATCAAGGTGGCGGGAGAAACTATCATACCCGAGGAAGAAATTCACAAACTAATATTACTCAAAAATGGGGATGTTTTTGTACGTGAGAAATTAACCGAATCCATCAAATTAATCACTGATCGATTAGGCGATGATGGGTATGCTTTTGCTAATATTAATGCTTCCCCTGAAATAGATTATGAAAATCGGCAGGCTGCTTTTACATTTTTTATTGATCCGGGCAAGCGGGTATACGTTCGCCGTATCGATATTGAAGGTAACGATCGCACCCGCGATGAAGTCATACGGCGTGAATTTCGCCAAATGGAAGGCGCTTGGCATTCCACAAGTCAAATTAATCTCTCTAAAGTCAGAGTTGATCGTTTAGGGTTTTTCAACAGTGTCGATGTAGAAACGCCAGCGGTACCCAATAAAACCGACCAGGTAGACATCAAAGTCAGAGTTGAAGAGCGGCCAACCGGATCTATCATGTTTGGCGCGGGCTATTCCGATCGTCAGGGGATCATTTTGAATGCCTCAATTTCTCAGAATAATATTTTTGGCACGGGCAATTTTTTTAGTCTTGATGCTAACCGTGGCGCCATTAACGAAACCTACTCCGCATCCTTTACCAATCCTTATGCCACAGTGGATGGCGTAAGCTTCGGTGTGGATGCTTACAAGCGTGTTTTGGATACACGCGCATTAACACAATTTGGCTCGTTCAAGACAGACACCTTGGGTGCCGGTTTCAGACTTGGAATACCGATTGCAGAAAATGATATTGTTTCGGTTGGCTTGGCCGCGGAAAATACCTCGATCGGTACATTTGAAAACAGTCCACAACGTTATAAGGATTTTGTTAATGAATTTGGCACATCAACCAATAATTTTCCGGCAACCTTAAGCTGGGCACGTGACCGGCGTGATAGCGCCATTTGGCCAACCTCAGGAACAACGCATCGATTATTCGGCGAAGTCAGCGTACCGGGCGGAGATTTAAATTACTACAAAGTCAGTTACAATCAGAAATGGTATTTTCCGATCACTGATTTCTTTACGCTTCTGATTAATACGGAATTTGGTTATGGCGATGGTTACAGAGGAAAAAGTCTTCCTTTTTTCAAAAACTTTTTTGCCGGAGGTAATAACTCGGTCCGGGGTTATGATCTGAATTCTTTGGGTCCTCGCGATGACACATTGCTTCCCAGTAATGTTGCTACGACTACCCGAAGATTGCTGGCAGTCGGCGCTAGCAAACGTGTGGTCGGAAATATTGAGCTGATGTTTCCTGTCCCATTCTTGCGCGATGACCGATCATTACGTTTTAGCGTGTTTGTTGACGGGGGTACTACATTTAACCAGTTCAGCGAATTGAATAATTTCATGCGTTACTCAACCGGTATTGCGTTAACCTGGATATCTCCCATGGGGCCACTGAAAGTCAGTTTAGCAGAGCCATTAAATGATATACCGGCTGATAACCTGCAAAGATTCCAATTCATGTTCGGACAACAATTTTAA
- the mutS gene encoding DNA mismatch repair protein MutS has product MTPPKEQHTPMMQQYLRIKAQYPDMLMFYRMGDFYELFFDDAEKAAKLLGITLTRRGASAGEPIKMAGVPYHAAEQYLAKLVKAGESIAICEQVGDPATSKGPVAREVVRIITPGTLTDAALLEDKRNCILLSLWIQESILGLAWLNLAAGQLRIMETSPQNILSEFERLQPAEILIPEALMLDELQGKNWVIKRLPAWQFDRDNAINNLKRQFETHDLCGFGCEDLSTALCAASALLEYARLTQGAAALHITSLQAERESIYVRMDAATRRNLEISETIRGERSPTLLSLLDTCSTNMGSRLLQFWLHHPLRDRGEIQKRLDSITALIGENGSNSYVAVRNLLRQIVDIERITARIALKSARPRDLSGLRDSMKLFPEISTTIAQCQSERIDQLIQALQVKPAFGELLNTALLEEPGVVLREGNVIADGYDAELDELRALQNNCGEFLLQLEIREKERTGIPNLKVEYNRVHGFYIEVTHAHSEKIPADYRRRQTLKSAERYITPELKTFEDKALSAQDRALAREKYLYDELIEALLQHVDALQKMALSVAEIDVLCTLAERAQVLDYTVPYLSSENIVSIDTGRHPVVESQVENFVANDVQLGTKQIGTQHMLLITGPNMGGKSTYMRQIALISLLVHCGCYVPAKKACIGILDQIFTRIGAADDLASGRSTFMVEMTETANILHNATAQSLVLMDEVGRGTSTFDGLALAFAIARHLLTKNRSLTLFATHYFELTKLADEFKQVKNVHLDAVEYKQHIVFLHKVTEGPASQSYGLQVAALAGVPESAIRVARKYLINLEQESINREPQLDLFAFSISEPEGIVMQEHPVIPMLRNLSPDKLSPMQALEQIYLLKKMTDSEHDS; this is encoded by the coding sequence ATGACACCCCCTAAAGAGCAGCATACGCCGATGATGCAGCAATACTTGCGCATTAAGGCACAGTATCCGGATATGTTGATGTTTTATCGCATGGGGGATTTTTATGAGTTGTTTTTTGATGATGCCGAGAAAGCTGCAAAACTGCTTGGGATCACATTAACGCGGCGCGGCGCTTCTGCAGGGGAGCCAATCAAGATGGCGGGGGTACCCTATCATGCAGCCGAGCAATATCTGGCTAAGCTGGTCAAGGCAGGCGAATCCATTGCGATTTGTGAACAAGTAGGTGATCCGGCTACCAGTAAAGGACCGGTAGCACGCGAGGTTGTCCGTATCATTACACCCGGAACATTAACGGATGCAGCTTTACTGGAGGATAAGCGCAACTGTATTTTGCTGTCATTATGGATACAGGAGTCGATTCTGGGATTGGCATGGTTGAATTTGGCTGCGGGCCAATTACGTATAATGGAGACATCGCCGCAAAATATACTCAGCGAATTCGAGCGCTTGCAGCCAGCAGAAATTCTTATCCCTGAAGCGCTTATGTTGGATGAGTTGCAAGGAAAGAATTGGGTTATAAAGCGATTACCTGCGTGGCAATTTGATCGCGATAACGCGATCAACAACCTGAAACGACAATTTGAAACGCATGATCTTTGCGGTTTTGGCTGTGAGGATTTGTCTACGGCTCTGTGCGCGGCGAGCGCGTTATTGGAATATGCGCGTTTAACACAGGGGGCGGCTGCACTTCATATCACATCATTACAAGCTGAGCGGGAAAGTATTTATGTCCGCATGGATGCCGCAACCCGCCGCAATCTCGAAATTTCTGAAACCATCCGGGGTGAAAGATCGCCCACGCTATTGTCTTTGCTGGATACTTGCTCAACCAATATGGGCAGCCGTTTATTGCAATTTTGGTTACATCATCCATTGCGCGATCGAGGCGAAATTCAAAAACGGCTGGATAGCATTACCGCCTTGATTGGAGAAAATGGATCAAATAGCTATGTGGCGGTGCGCAATCTTTTACGGCAGATCGTGGATATTGAGCGGATTACGGCGCGTATTGCACTTAAATCAGCGCGTCCGAGGGATTTATCGGGTTTGCGCGACAGCATGAAACTATTTCCGGAAATTTCTACAACGATTGCGCAGTGCCAGAGCGAGAGAATTGATCAATTGATTCAGGCGCTGCAAGTTAAGCCTGCGTTTGGTGAGCTCTTGAATACAGCCTTGCTGGAAGAGCCCGGTGTGGTGTTGCGCGAGGGCAATGTGATTGCCGATGGATATGATGCTGAATTGGATGAATTACGAGCATTGCAAAACAATTGCGGAGAATTTTTGTTACAGCTGGAAATTCGTGAGAAGGAACGTACCGGTATTCCCAATCTGAAAGTCGAATATAACCGCGTGCACGGTTTCTATATCGAAGTCACGCATGCGCATAGCGAGAAAATTCCTGCGGATTATCGGCGCAGACAAACTCTAAAAAGTGCGGAACGCTATATTACGCCTGAACTGAAAACTTTTGAAGACAAGGCATTATCGGCGCAGGATCGGGCGCTGGCGCGAGAAAAATATTTATACGATGAATTAATCGAGGCACTGTTACAGCATGTTGATGCATTACAGAAAATGGCGCTCAGCGTTGCCGAGATCGATGTGCTATGCACATTGGCAGAGCGTGCGCAAGTGCTTGACTACACTGTACCTTATTTATCCAGTGAAAATATTGTTAGCATCGATACCGGCCGCCATCCGGTGGTAGAAAGCCAAGTTGAAAACTTTGTCGCTAACGATGTTCAGTTAGGCACCAAACAAATCGGAACACAGCACATGTTGTTGATTACCGGCCCCAACATGGGTGGGAAATCTACCTACATGCGACAAATAGCACTGATTAGCTTGCTTGTGCATTGTGGGTGTTACGTTCCGGCTAAAAAGGCGTGCATTGGCATACTCGATCAAATCTTTACCCGTATCGGTGCCGCCGATGATCTTGCCAGCGGCCGTTCCACGTTTATGGTGGAAATGACGGAAACAGCCAATATACTCCATAACGCAACAGCCCAGAGTCTGGTACTGATGGATGAAGTTGGTCGCGGTACATCGACTTTTGATGGTTTGGCGCTAGCGTTTGCTATTGCTCGGCATTTACTGACAAAAAACCGCAGTCTTACTTTATTTGCTACGCATTACTTCGAGCTGACAAAACTTGCAGATGAGTTTAAGCAAGTCAAGAACGTTCATCTGGATGCTGTGGAATATAAACAACATATTGTCTTTCTGCATAAAGTCACTGAAGGCCCCGCGAGTCAGAGCTATGGTTTGCAAGTGGCAGCATTGGCAGGGGTTCCTGAATCGGCGATTAGAGTAGCAAGAAAATACCTGATTAATCTCGAGCAGGAAAGTATCAATAGGGAGCCGCAATTGGACTTATTCGCTTTTTCGATTTCGGAGCCGGAAGGGATTGTTATGCAAGAACACCCCGTAATTCCAATGCTTCGAAATCTTTCGCCTGACAAACTCAGTCCCATGCAGGCATTGGAGCAGATTTATTTACTGAAAAAAATGACAGACAGCGAACATGACAGCTGA
- a CDS encoding phosphatidate cytidylyltransferase translates to MFKTRVLTAAVILPLFLSALFLLQDIFWAIVLLALSIIGSREWSRLAGFSVKNTIIFMLLTTLAGGELLFQMSESIKANVYSVDLIWVYVLSVAFWTIGVPLYLKQAYTIKSPLTLMLIGWILLLPTCLALYQLRAISPLLLLGFMATIWISDTAAYFTGKSLGKHKLADRISPNKTWEGVAGALIAVLIYALIWDFWFIEEPLALLLIPLLLLMAILGIVGDLYESLMKRHAGVKDSGSILPGHGGILDRIDALISSLPFAILALLIFYAPVS, encoded by the coding sequence ATGTTTAAGACCCGCGTTCTTACTGCTGCCGTTATACTCCCTTTATTCTTGTCAGCATTATTTTTATTGCAGGATATATTTTGGGCTATCGTGCTACTTGCCCTTTCGATTATCGGATCTCGCGAATGGAGCCGATTAGCCGGATTCTCAGTAAAAAATACAATAATCTTTATGCTCCTGACTACTTTGGCAGGAGGGGAATTGTTGTTTCAAATGAGTGAATCGATAAAAGCTAATGTATATTCTGTTGATTTGATCTGGGTGTATGTCCTATCAGTGGCTTTCTGGACGATTGGTGTACCGCTATATCTGAAACAGGCGTACACGATAAAAAGCCCCTTAACCTTGATGCTGATTGGTTGGATATTGTTGTTACCAACCTGTCTCGCACTTTATCAGCTACGTGCTATCAGTCCACTTCTTTTATTGGGGTTTATGGCGACAATCTGGATTTCCGACACAGCAGCTTATTTCACAGGAAAATCATTGGGTAAGCATAAACTTGCCGACCGGATTAGTCCGAATAAAACTTGGGAAGGTGTCGCTGGAGCCTTAATTGCAGTATTAATTTACGCGCTAATCTGGGATTTCTGGTTTATCGAAGAACCTTTAGCACTATTGTTAATACCACTGCTTTTACTGATGGCTATATTAGGCATTGTCGGAGATTTATATGAATCACTTATGAAGCGTCATGCCGGTGTAAAGGATAGTGGAAGTATTTTGCCAGGCCATGGTGGTATTTTAGATCGAATTGATGCTTTAATTTCGTCATTGCCATTTGCCATTCTGGCCTTACTAATTTTTTATGCACCCGTATCATGA
- the rseP gene encoding RIP metalloprotease RseP gives MSITYTIISFIIALGTLITFHEFGHYLVARWNRVKVLRFCIGFGQPIFRRRWGKDQTEWVIAAIPLGGYVKMLDENEGKVASEDLPRAFNRQPVARRFAIVAAGPIANFLLAIVLYWLIFILGVTGMKPVLGPVEPATPAAKAEFTMGETIVSIENEPVSSWQDARWALLRYAVNQSVSVKVQTINNNGEINLRQLDLSQIDPDKLNENFPGIIGFSGYQPVVKPVIGQVISDGVGYHAGMQVGDEIIAVNNTEIHTWMDFVQEIRANPEHLLELEILRSNRMIMLKVTPEASLENNQRIGKIGVAPIVNQAEFEELLVTVSYSPGTALQKAAEKTWETTVLTLQMLSKMITGDVSWKNVSGPISIADYAGQSAQMGLTSYLAFLALISVSIGVLNLLPIPILDGGHLMYYLIEMVKGSPLSDKAIIIGQKIGLIMLFTLMTFAIYNDISRLITG, from the coding sequence ATGTCAATAACTTATACAATTATTTCTTTCATTATTGCCTTAGGCACATTGATAACTTTTCACGAATTTGGCCATTATTTGGTGGCACGATGGAATCGCGTAAAAGTATTACGATTTTGCATCGGCTTTGGTCAACCCATTTTTCGCAGGCGCTGGGGAAAAGACCAGACTGAATGGGTAATTGCTGCGATTCCATTAGGTGGTTATGTCAAGATGCTCGATGAGAATGAAGGCAAAGTGGCTTCTGAAGACTTACCTCGCGCTTTTAACCGACAGCCGGTAGCCCGTCGCTTTGCTATCGTCGCCGCCGGCCCCATTGCCAATTTCTTACTCGCCATTGTTCTATATTGGTTAATTTTTATTCTAGGTGTCACCGGAATGAAACCCGTGCTGGGTCCGGTCGAACCCGCTACGCCTGCTGCTAAGGCAGAGTTTACAATGGGTGAAACCATTGTCAGCATCGAAAATGAGCCTGTTTCCAGCTGGCAGGATGCTCGCTGGGCTTTGTTGCGATATGCCGTCAATCAGTCTGTCAGTGTAAAAGTGCAGACCATTAATAACAATGGCGAAATTAATTTGCGGCAATTGGATTTAAGTCAGATCGATCCCGACAAGCTCAATGAAAATTTTCCCGGAATTATAGGGTTTAGCGGCTACCAACCGGTAGTAAAACCTGTTATTGGACAAGTCATCTCTGACGGCGTTGGTTATCATGCCGGTATGCAAGTCGGTGATGAAATTATTGCAGTCAATAATACCGAGATTCATACCTGGATGGATTTTGTGCAGGAAATACGCGCAAATCCAGAGCATTTACTGGAACTGGAAATTTTGCGCAGTAATCGAATGATCATGCTGAAGGTTACTCCTGAGGCATCTCTGGAGAATAATCAGCGAATAGGCAAAATAGGTGTTGCGCCTATCGTCAACCAGGCGGAATTTGAAGAATTATTGGTTACTGTCAGTTATTCACCTGGTACAGCATTGCAGAAAGCTGCTGAGAAAACTTGGGAAACAACCGTACTGACACTGCAGATGTTGTCTAAAATGATTACCGGCGATGTATCGTGGAAAAATGTCAGCGGGCCGATCTCTATTGCTGATTATGCCGGTCAATCCGCACAAATGGGATTAACGTCTTATCTCGCTTTTCTTGCACTGATCAGTGTTAGTATTGGCGTGTTGAATTTACTGCCAATTCCCATACTCGATGGCGGGCATCTCATGTATTATCTTATTGAGATGGTCAAAGGTAGCCCACTCTCAGATAAGGCAATCATTATTGGTCAGAAAATTGGTTTGATTATGCTGTTTACACTTATGACGTTTGCCATCTACAACGACATTAGTCGGCTTATTACTGGTTAA
- a CDS encoding OmpH family outer membrane protein, translated as MHKRIYRCWFNTMMVLFTIAITCNSVAAACDIKIGVVNTEQILRESMPAIQAQKKIEQEFVPRDEAIKKMVIKAKTLQDKLEKESINMEESDRRNLERNLANLSREYQRAQKQMREDLSVRQNEEYSMILERTNRAISKIAENENYDLILQLQDSVYRSQRIDITDKVIKALDKE; from the coding sequence ATGCACAAACGAATCTATCGCTGCTGGTTCAATACGATGATGGTTTTATTCACTATAGCCATCACTTGTAATTCCGTAGCTGCCGCCTGTGATATTAAAATTGGCGTAGTCAATACCGAACAAATTCTGCGTGAATCCATGCCAGCCATACAAGCTCAAAAAAAAATCGAACAGGAATTTGTTCCACGTGATGAAGCTATCAAAAAAATGGTGATTAAAGCCAAAACGCTGCAAGACAAGCTAGAAAAAGAAAGCATTAACATGGAAGAATCTGATCGGCGCAATTTGGAAAGGAATCTTGCCAATTTAAGTCGCGAGTATCAACGCGCCCAAAAGCAAATGCGTGAAGACCTGAGCGTACGCCAGAATGAAGAATACAGTATGATTCTAGAGCGTACCAACCGTGCTATCAGTAAAATCGCAGAAAATGAAAATTATGATCTGATTTTACAATTACAAGACTCTGTTTACAGAAGTCAACGCATCGACATTACCGACAAAGTGATCAAAGCGCTCGATAAAGAATAA
- the fabZ gene encoding 3-hydroxyacyl-ACP dehydratase FabZ, with protein sequence MSSMNIHEILKYLPHRYPLLLVDRVISYEAGKDIVALKNVSINEPFFSGHFPHHPVMPGVLIVEALAQAAAILTLRTENTTNKEDTVYYFVGIDGVRFKKPVMAGDQLILKVSIQRKIKGLWKYSTRAEVDDQLVTEAQLMCTSRSV encoded by the coding sequence ATGAGTAGCATGAATATCCACGAAATCTTAAAATATCTTCCGCATCGCTATCCACTTTTGCTAGTAGATCGGGTAATTTCATATGAAGCGGGTAAAGATATCGTCGCATTAAAAAATGTTTCTATCAACGAGCCTTTCTTTTCCGGGCATTTCCCCCATCATCCAGTGATGCCGGGGGTTTTGATTGTTGAGGCACTCGCTCAAGCAGCCGCTATTCTGACCCTTAGAACAGAGAATACAACGAATAAGGAAGATACGGTTTATTACTTTGTAGGTATCGATGGCGTTCGTTTCAAGAAACCCGTCATGGCCGGTGATCAGTTAATTCTAAAAGTTTCTATCCAGAGAAAAATCAAAGGTTTATGGAAGTATTCAACACGCGCTGAAGTGGATGATCAGCTTGTCACCGAGGCACAGCTTATGTGTACTTCCCGGAGTGTGTAA